In the Candidatus Cloacimonadota bacterium genome, CCTTGACCAAAAAGTTCGGGGATTTTGCATGGTTCGGCAGTATAATATCAGTGAAACCAAAAAAACTGATGCCTTTAGGAGGTTACAGTGTTCATTAGAGTTATCATGCTCCTGATCCTGCTGGTGCTGGCAGGCTTTGCCAGCGCGGAAGACTGGATCACCATCTACAATGACGACCTTTCCCTGGTGCGCAGCAATTTTGAGCTGGAGCTCAAGGCCGGTCGCCAGGAATACAATTTCGACAACATCACCTCCCGCATCGAAGCGCCCTCCGTGATCGTGCATTCCCTCAGCGGCGGAGTGCGGGTCGCGGAACAGAATTATGAATACGACCTGGCCGGCAAATCCCAGATCATCGCCAAATACATCGAGCGCGAGGTGGAACTGCTCACCAAGGACGATTCGCGGGTGATCGGCACCCTCAAGTTCTATGACGGCAGCAGCTTCGGGATCCTGGAAAAAGGCAGCGACCGGCTCTTCGTGGTTGCCGACAGCGAAACCCAGGTGATCAAACTGGCGGAACTGCCCTCCAACTTCTACACCAAGCCCACCCTGCACTGGAGCCTGATCGCAGACAAAGCCGGCAAACATCCCCTCCAGATGACCTACCTGACCGGTGGATTGAGCTGGAACGTCACCTACAACAGCGTTTGGGACGAAAAGACCCTCGCCCTCAATTCCTGGGTGACCATCACCAACCAGAGCGGCAAGGCCTTCGACGAAGTGACCCTGAAACTGATCGCGGGCGACGTGAACCGGGTCTATGACGTGTATGGCGGCTACAAACGCAACATGTACGACGAGATGATGGCGCCGTCGATGGCCATGGATGCCGGAGCGCCCAGCTTCGAGGAAAAGGCCTTCCACGATTTCCACATGTACACCCTGGACCAGAAAGTGTCCTTCGCGAACAACCAGACCAAACAGCTGGAACTATATCCACTGCAAAACGTAAAGGCCATCCAGGCTTACGAATACAGCACCTGGGGCGGCGGCGTGAACAGCGTGATCAAGTTCAAAAACACCGAGGAAAACGGCATCGGCAAGCCCCTGCCCAAAGGCACCCTCAAGGTCTATAAGAAAGACAGCGACGGCAATCTGGAATTCATTGGCGAAGACAGCATCAAGCACACCAGCAAGAACGAAGATGTGAAGATCAACACCGGCACCGCCTTCGACCTGGTGGCCTCCACCCTGGTGCGCGACCAGCGCGACCTGGGCAAAAACAAAAGCGAGCGCACCATCCAGGTGACCCTGCGCAACAACTCCGCCGAGGCCAAAACGATCAACGTGCTGCACCAGCTGGGCGGAAACGACAGCATCATCGAAAGCAATTTCACCCACACCCAGGACACCAACCTGAAGGCCACCTTCGAGATAGCGGTCCAGCCGGACAAAGAGGTGATCCTCAACTTCACCGTGAGAACCGAATACTGACAAACCATTCTGGGGATGGAAAATGCAGGACAAGATACATTCGAATCTGAACGGCATCCGCCGCGAAATGCTGAAGATCCTGGGCGAAGTTTCCTCGCTCACCCACAGCCCGCTGGCCATTGAGGACGCCATCGACGATTTCTGGCATCCCAAATGCGATGTTTACCAGACCGACACGCAGTGGGTGGTGCTGGTGGAACTGGCCGGAGTGAACAAGGACGAGATCAGCATCACGGCCAGCAGCGAGTACCTGCGCATCAGCGGAGCGCGCGAGCTGCATTCCGAGGACGGCCAGACCACCTACCACAGCATGGAGATCGATACCGGCAGATTCGACCGCCGGATCTTTTTTCCCGATCTCAGCCTGGACAAAGACCATCCCAAGGTGCAATACCTGAACGGGATCCTGCGGATCGCCTTCACCATCCAGGCTTTGGTGGAAAGGATCATACCCATAGATTGAAGCCCAAATTCCGGCCGTCCGGCCCAAACCGGGCGGCCGGACCATAAAATGATTTACTGAGCAGACGGACAAACGCCGTCTGGATGGAGGAAAGGTGAAAAGAACTTTGATGTTGGCGCTGGCTTTGGGCGCCTGGCTGCTCTGCGCGGCCACGGGAGTGGAGTCGGTCCGCTCGACTGATACTTCCAAAACCTCGAACACGGTGAGCATCGAGCTCAGCGACCCCGCCCAATACAGCGTGCAACAACTGCCCGGAGGCAAGGGCGTGCGCCTCACCATCAAGAATGTCAGTTCTTTGGGCGGCAGTCCCCAGTATCCGCGCCTGAGCGAAGTGATCGACGTGGTTTCAGCCCGCATGGAAGGCGGCAACGCCGTTATCGACATCAAGACCATGGGCGATTACGACATTTCGCACGGCAGCAATTCAGCCCGGGACCGCATCACCGTATCGGTGATCTCCGGTGCAGCAACTCCGTCCGCGCCCAAACCAGCGGCCGCGCCGGCGTCAATCCCCAAAACGGAGATCCCGCCCTCGGCCATGCCCAAAAAAGTGGGGTTGCCAGACAATGTGAGCAGCCGTCCCCAACTGCCAGCTCCAGCGCCATCTGATAGAACCCCTGGTTCCGTTCCACCCCAGGAACAGCCCCTGGCACAAACCACCCCGCCACCTCTTGTGCCCCCGCCCACTACCGAGGAAACAAAAACCGGGGAAGAACAGCTTGAGGCCAAAGCCCTGCCGGAAACTCCGGCGGAAGGTGCTTCCGGGACGGCCACAGAGCCGGCAAGCGGCGATAAAACAACCAAGGGCAATCTGCCGCTTTGGCTGATCCTCGCTGCGGCGGCCCTGCTCATCCTGCTGGTGGTCCTTAAATATTTTCTGGCCAAACGGCCGGAAATTGCCGCAGGAACTTCCGAACCAATCCGGGACGAAAAACCCGCTGAGGGCAGGACTTTGCTGCTGGACCCCGAAACCCGGCAACGCATGGTGCAGAAGCTGCTGGACCAAGGCTGGTCCTCCAGCGAGATCGCCCGCGAGATGCGTCTGGGCGTTCAGGAAGTGGAAGCCATAGTGGCGAGGCTCAAAGGCCTGAAATGATGAAACGCGCGGTATGGAAAACCGGCTTGGCCAGGCTGGCCCTGCCGCTGTTGCTGGCGCTGGCGGCCAGAGTGAGCCACGCTCAAACCGTATTCACAAATACCGCCTTCTACCCTGATGTGCGCAGCCAGCTTGTGCCCAGCCCCCTGGCCGAAAATGAAACTTACAGGCTGGATGATCCGCTTACCCTTGGTTCCGGCGTTCACGTGCCCTTCGAAAGCTGGAAGGCGATCAAGGCCTCGGCGGTGGAGCTCTTCCTGCCTGGTTCACACCATCGTGCTTTGTTCCAATATGAGTACGCGGATTCCACTTTGAGCTACCGCCTTGAAACCAATTTCTTCACGGGTTGGGATCAGCGCTGGGACCCCGAGGGCGCTTACGGCCTCCATTCACTGGGCCTGAGGGTCAATTCCACTTTCAACGACAAATTCAGGGCCAGGGGTGTCTATTGGAACGGGAAATTTTACGGCGATAAATCCGCTGCCAGCCATTCCCCTTTGATCGACGGATCAGGTTCCGCCAGTACCAACAATGTTTATGCCGATAATATCAATGGAGAACTCAGCTATAAAGTAGAGCATTTCAGCGCATCCCTCGGGCGGGGAAGGTTCCAGATCGGCAATTCGCTATCCGGTTCCATAGTTCTTTCGGACCAGGTGAATGAATACGACTATGTCCTGCTGGAACAAAGGGTGGGCCAGTTCAGTTTTTCCTGCCTGCACGCGTCCCTGATGGCGGATACCCTGGTGGCTGGCCTGCATCCAGCCAAATATGCCGCCATCCATCAGCTTACCTGGCAGCCCAAGCCCTCTCTGGATGTGTTTTACGGCGAAACTGTGACCTACGGCAACCGGATCGACCTCAGCTACTTGTTGCCGATCATTCACACCCGCGCGGGCAGATACTCGACTGCCGAAGCGGACAACCGTAACATCTACGGCGGAGTCAATTTCAGACCGGCAAATGACCTCACCCTCTACGCGATGATGCTGCTCGACGAACTGACCGTGCGGAAATTCCTGAGCAATTGGTGGGGCAATAAATACGCCGTCCAGCTTGGCACGGTTTGGAACCTGCCGCTGCGCTGGCGGAGCGGAAAACCGCGTCTGGGGTTGGAGTTCACTGCCGTCCGGCCCTGGACTTACACCCATTACGCCAACGTATCCATGTATTCCCAGGATGGCAGGCCGCTGGGTTATGCCAAGGGATCAAACCTCCTGGATGCAACAGCTGAACTGAATTTTCCCCTGCCCTGGAATTCGCGCTGGGACAGCCAGTTTTCCTGCACCTGGCAGGGCAGCCGGGGTAACGACTGGCGTTTGAACTATCGTGATGAATTTCCGGTTGAGATCATCAATACCGCCCCAGCCTACTGGCTTGAAGGCAACCTGAGCGTCACTCCCGTCTGGCAAAACACTCTGCGGATCGGGATCATGGCCCACCACGAGTTTCTTTTGGGACACCGCTCCCAGTTTGGCCCCCAGCCCAGTCACGCGTTTTTCGGCAGTTGGCAGGTATCATTGTAAGCGAGGAACCCATGCCCATAGTTGACCGTCTGGAATACCCCAAGAAATACAAGCTCAAAGGCACGCTCCTGCTGCTGGTGGCCCTGGCCGCCCTGGGGGGGATCGTCTATTTGCGGCTGAGCAACGAAGCCCGGGCCAAACGCGTGGTGGTCCACAGCGTGGGTTTCGGAGAATTCGACACGAATTTCATTCGAATCAACTACGAGATCGAGAACACGGGGCGGAAGGCTGAAGAGGTGGATCTGCTGGCCAAGGTTTACGACAGCGCCGGCGCAGAGATCGCCAGCATCTTTTTCCGCACGGAGGTAAAAGCCCAAACCCGGGAGTATCAAAGCAAGTATATCGACAAGCTCTACCGCCCTCTCCGCAACGGCGAGCAACCTCACAAAGTGACCGTGAACCGCCAGCAACGGGGCTTGCTGGGCTACTGACCGCGGCCGCCGCGGGGAGGACTTTGGCAAGGCCGCGCCGGAATCGCGCTTGACATAAAAACCGCCTCAAACAGATTGCCGCCAATCTTCAAAATCAGGAACAAACACCCCCAATGCGCTTGAAAAATCTGAATCCCGTGGAACGAAGGACCGCCATCCTGTTGGTACTGGCGGCGCTGTTCAACGGCGTGATCCTTTCCCTGAACCAGACGCAGGACATCATTGCCCGCAAGGCCCTGCACGCCAAGGATTGGCAGCTGATGCTGATGACCATGATCTGGCCGGTGGCCAATTTCTTTTCGGTCTGGTGGGCGCGGGTGTTTGAGCGCAGCTGCCACAAACAGCGCTATTTCCTGATCGCCGGCATCATCGGCCGGCTCACCTTGGTTTATGCCATCTGGCTGGTGAGCATGAACGAATATCTGGTGCTGCTGGGTCTGCTCTTCGCCTCCAATTCGCTCATCGTGCCCGCCCAGAACAGCATTTACCAGCGCAACATCCATCCCAGCCGGCGGGCCAGGGTCTTCGGCATCATCCAAAGCGTGGGGATAGGGGTTTCTGTCGTGCTCACCTTCATCGCCGGACGTTTGCTTGACGTTCGGGAAGACAGTTTTCGCCTGATTCTGGTTGTCACCGGGATCGTGGGTTTCGCCAGCGCGGCCATTCTGGCCCTGATCCGCATCCAGGAACCCGTGGTGAAACGCGACTGCCAGAAGCTGAATTGGAAACAGACCCTGCTGGAGCCGATCGGCGGAACCCTCCGGCTGCTGAAGGAAAACAAGGCTTTTGCCGCTTTCGAGCGCAGCTTTTCCATCTACGGCATGGGCTTCATCATGATGCAGCCCATCATCCCCATCTATCTGGTGGACAAGCTGCAGCTCACCTACACCGCCAATTTCCTGGCCAAGGGGATCGTCTCCCAGCTTGGCATGCTGCTGCTTTCACCCCTGATCGGAAAACTGCACGACCGCATGCATCCCTTCCGCTTCATGTCGGCGGCGTTTGGGCTGCTGATGGTCTTTCCGCTGCTGTTTGTGGCCTCATCCCTGGTGAAGGGTGAATCCGTGCTGCCCGTGGTGATCGTGTTTCTGGCCTATCTGATCTTTGGCATCGCCATGGCCGGCGTGAACATCACCTGGAACATGGGTTCCATCTACTTCGCGGGCGATTCCGACGCCTCCATCTATCAGAGCGTGCACGTTACCATGACCGGCATCCGCGGCCTGATCGCGCCTGTGCTGGGATACACGTTGCTGAAGGTTTTCAGCCTTACCATGGTCTTCGTGGTGGCAGCGGGCTTTTTCCTCGCCGCGGCGCTGGTGAGTTTGCGCGATTACCGCCGCTGGAAGTTTGTCAATCAAGTGGCCACGACCCCACGCTAAAAAAAGTCATCCCGCGCTGAAAAATCCAATCAAAACAAGTTCCAGGCATGGCGGAGAACGTAGCCTCCGCCGCTTTGGCACAGCCGTTTCACGCCGCTGGGGCAGTTGTTCAGCTTTTTTTTCTTGACACAAACCTAAGCTTATAATTTTGAGTATCTTATTGACAATATCAAACTCGCTTCAGCGATTCATAGCTTACATTATATAAGGAGAAAAACATGACAAAAGCAGATCTGGTTAAAGTGATCTCAGAGAATACCGGCATCATCCGCAAAGACGTTGCTGTTGTGGTCGATTCCCTGCTGCAGTCCATCAAGGACAGTCTGGGCAAAGGCCACCACATCGAAATCCGTGGTTTTGGCACCTTCCGTCTTAAAACCCGCAAACCCCGCATGGGCCGTAATCCCAAGACCGAAGAGAAAGTACCGGTTCCCGCCAGGACCGTACCCACCTTCAAGTTTTCCCGCGAATTCAAGACCTCGGTCATCGACCTCAACGTGAAAGAGTAGAGTGAGCCAAAATGCCTTGCGGAAAGAAGAAAAAAAGACATAAAATCGCCACTCACAAGCGGAAAAAACGCCTGCGTAAGAACCGTCATAAAAAGAAATAAATTGTGGCCACCCTTCGGGGTGGCTTTTTTGGCTTTGGCTTGAACTTCGAAGACCACAATCTGGAACTGCGCCAGCTGATCCGGGACGCCCTGCGCTCCACTCTGGAGGGAGATTTCTCCGCCCACGCCGATTATCCCTATTTTTACACCCGTGCCTTTTACGATATGCGCACCGAGGTGGACGGCCTGCCCCTCTTTCCCCGGGAATTGCCTGAGGTTTTTCTGCGCTGGGCCGGTCTGGAAGCGGGAAAGCTGATCAGCCCGGAGGAAATCCTGGTGCTGGATCTGGAGACCACAGGATTGGGCCGCGGCCAGACAATTGCCTTCATGATCGGCCTGGGCTATTACGAGGAGGGGCGCTATGTGGTGGAGCAGCTGTTCCTGCCGGAACCCGAGGCCGAGGCCAACTCTTTCGACCGCCTCATCGAGCTGCTGGAAAAGAAGTCCGTGCTGATCACCTTCAACGGTAAAACCTTCGACGTTCCCATCCTGGAATCCCGCCTGCTTTACAACCACATCTGGCTGGACCTGCGCTCCAAACTCCACATTGACCTGCTCCATCTGGCCCGGAGGCTCTGGAAAAACAAGATCCCCTCCTGCGCCTTGGAAACAATCGAGTTCTATATCCTGGGCTACATCCGCGAAAAGGAGCTGGACATCGAGGGCGGCCTCATACCCCAAACCTATTTTCAGTTCCTCATCAGCGGCGACGCCGAGCTGATGCGCCGCGTTTTCATCCACAACCAGTTCGACATCCTGCACACGGCCGCGCTCTTCACCCTGATCTGCGACAGCGCGGGCTATCCCCCCGCCCTGGGTTTCGACCACCGCATCGACTACCACGCCCTGGCCCGGCTCTACATCAGCCAGGATAGCAGCGAAACGGCCCGTGCCATACTAACCGACCTGCTGGCCCAAAACATCGTCTCCGGCGATATCGCCTGCGAATTGGGGCTGCTCAACAAAAAGGAGGGTGACCTGGAAGCCGCGGACAGCTGTTTCGCCCTCGCCGCCGCCCTCGACCACCCCGCCGGAAGGCTGGAATATGCCAAGCTGCTGGAAAAACGCAAGGACTACGACAGCGCCCTGGACCAGGCCCAGGCACTGCTCCACTGGCACCTGGCCCGGCCTCAGATCAGCGCCAGGCAGGTGGAAGCGCTGGAAAAAAGAGTGCTGCGCCTGCGCAGAAAACTAGAACTCTGAGCCAAAAAAAGCGCCACCAAGGGTGACGCCTTATACAAAGGATTAGGGTGCGGAAAAGCCCCGCGTTACTCGGAGGGGCTCACGATAAGTTTGTTGCCGTCGATATCTATAACCTTCACCTTGGCATCCACTTCGATGGGTTTGGCGTCAGTTGAAACAGCCCCCCACTCTTCCCCGCCGATCTTCACATAACCTTTGCCTTCCGCGGGAATGGCTTTGGTGATGCGGCCTTCTTTTCCTTTCAAAGCGTAAACGTTGGTTTCCCCGCCTGCGTTGCGCAGCACTCTTTTCCCCACCCTGCGGGTGAAGAGAAAAGCCACAAAGCTGATCGCCGCGAAGATGATTATCTGCATTGGCACGCTGCCCCCCACCAGATGCAGGAGGCTGAGCAGCCCGGTGGCGATGGCGCCGATGCCCAGCGCGATGAAGAAGAAGGCGGGATCGAAGATCTCGATGATCACAAAGACGATCCCGAGGATTGTCCACACGTGCCAGGGCTGAATGTTGATCATTGGTTCCCCCAGTTTTACTTGTTGGTTTCTTCCGGTTTGGGCTCTTCACCGCTCTCGTGGCTGGAACCGCGCTTGTCTTTGTAGATGCGCTTCACTTTGCGCTTGCTGCCGCCATAACCATAGCGGGAGGAATAACGGTTCGAGTAATTGCCGTAACCGCCGTATTGGTAGGATCCGCCCATGTTGCTGGCGTTAAAGCCTTTAACGCCCATAAGGGCCAGCAAATACATGATCAGCTTGGTGCCGTAATAAGCCAGGATCACGGCCACAAAGAGCACCACCAGAGCGCCGAAGAAATTGTAGATGAATTTGCGCACGGTGGAAACGCTGCTGCCGCCCATGGTGGGAACCATCTGCACGTAGAGCAGGGTGGTGTTCGCCTGGCGCAGCACGTTGACCAGGTTTTCCTGGTCCCGGATCTGGCCGATCAAATACTCTTTCCGGTCGGCGATGTTTCCATAGACTTGCCCCACCGCGTCCATCTCCGCCAGTTCTTGCTTTTTGGAGGCCAGGATACCCTCTTCCGTGATCAGGGACTTGATCACCAAAGCCGAGTCAACAATTTCCTTGTGGCCTTCAATGGTGCCCAGGTCGCCGAATTTCTTAAGTATTTCGGGCAGTTTGCTCTCCTCGATCTTGAAGATATAGGAACCGTGGCTGCTTTCCCGGGACGTGAGCAGAGGTTTTTCCAGGGAATAGCCACTGATCACGCCGGTCATATCCTGCAAGGCGTTTCTGATGTTCAGGCTCCGCACTCGCAACTGGGCCTTGTTGAGGGATTTATAATCGCTGAAAATCTTGTTCGAATCCTTGAACATAGACCCGTAATCCGGGCCTTTTTCCTTTTGCATCAAAGCCGCGTAGCCAGCCCATGCCAGAGCGAGGAAGATCACAAAGATCGCCACCGCCCGAAGTCTCCGTTTAATCGTTTTGTCCATTATATCCTCATGTCTTGTATTTGCTTATCAATTCCCTGGCATGCTCCAGCGAAATGTCCGAAACATTTCCGGACAGCATCCGGGCCAGTTCTTCCAGCCTTTGTTCTGCCTCCAGCGGCACCATCTGGATCACGTTCCTCTGCTTGCCTGCCTCTTTTTGCAACGCCACCTGCTGGTCGGCGATGGCGGCGATCTGGGCCAGATGCGTGATGCATATGATCCGGTGCCGCCGTGCCAGGGCGAAAATGAACTGCGCTACGTACTCGGCCGTTTTGCCGCCGATGCCGGAATCGATCTCGTCCAGGATCATCAGCTTTTCCTCGATCCGCTCGGACAACACCTTTTTGATGGCCAGCAGAATGCGGGATAGTTCACCGCCGGAAGCAACCGCTGAGAGAGGCTTGAGCTCGCTGCCCCGGTTCGCGCTGAAAAAATACTGGCAGGCGTCCTGACCCTGCTCTGTACAGGAATCAAGATATTCATGCATTATGATTTTGCCATCTGTCTTTTTGTCAACTCTTATTTTGAAACGCGCGTCGGGGATGGAGAGCAAGCTGATGCTCTCGCGCAACTCCACGGAGAGTTTTTCCGCCGCGGCCCGGCGGTTGGCGCTGAGCTTGTCCCCACTGGCGCGCAGGGCCTCAAAGTCTTTTTCGGTGGCCTTTTCCAATGCTTTGATGCGTTCGCTCAGATCGGCGTAGGCATTGATCTGGGCCTCCCGCTCGGCAAATACTTCCAGCAATTCGCCGATGTTCTGGGCTTTGTGCTTGTGCAGCAGGCTGTTGATGGCGTCCAGCCGTTCGCGGATCGCCTCCAGGCGAGCGGGGTCCGCACTCGCCGACTGGCTGAGGTCGCCCAGGGCCGCGGAGTTTTCCGAAACCAGTTCCAAAGAGTCGCGCAGGCCTTGCTCGATATTGGCCAGGCGCGGGTCCAGATGGGAAAAACGGGATAGGGCGGCCAGGCTGGCGTTGAGGCGGCTGTGTACGCTGTTTTCGCTCTCATAGAGGTCAAAGCAGGCCGCGGCCGCGGTTTCGGCGATCTCCTGGGCGTGGCTGAGCAGTTCGAATTCCTGCTGCAGCTCGAGGTCCTCACTTTCGCGCAGGGCGGCTTTCTCCAGTTCTTCGAACTGATACTGGTAAAGCTCCCGCAGCTGGCGGTCCTGTTCCGCCTTCGCCTTCAGGCTTTCCAGTTCTTTGAGGCTCTCGCGCAGGCCTCTGTATTGGGTGGAAAAAGCGCTCAAACAGGCATCGTTTTTGGCATAGAGGTCCAGCAGATGCAGTTGGTAGGCCGCTGAGAGCAGCCGCTGCTGGTCGCGTTGATGGTGAAAATCGATCATCAGGGGCTTAAGTTCCCGCAGCAGTGATGCCGTCACCTTGCGCCCGTTGAGGAAATAACTGGATTTCCCGGTGGTGCTCACTTCCCGGGCCAGGATCAGCTCCGGTTCCGGTTCATAGCCCTGCACGGCCAGCCAGTTCCGCACTTCCGAGTTTCGGGAAAGGTCAAAGCTGGCCTCCAGATAGATGGGCTGAGCAGGATCGAAGGCTTCCAGGGCAGGGGACGGATCGGCGAAAATGAGAGCCACAGAGCCCACCAGGATGGATTTTCCCGCGCCTGTTTCCCCACTCAGGACCGTCATGCCCGGGCCGAAAACCAGCCGCTGTTCGGGCACGAAAAGGTAGTTGCGGATCTGGATCCCGGTCAGCATCTATTTCCCCAGGTGCATCTTGCGCCGCAGGATCTGATAGAAAGTGCGGTTGGAGAGCTTCACGAACTGAACCTGCTGTTTGGCCGCGGTGATCAACACTTCGTCGTTATCCTGCAGCGGACTGCAGTTCTCGCCGTCCAGTTGCAGCGCCGCCGGCTCCTCCAGACCGTGAACCCGCATCAGGATCCGGTCACTGGCGGAGAAGACCATCGGCCTGATGGTGAGCAGATGCGGATTGAGCGGGCTCAGCACGATGGCTCGCAGTTCCGGGGCGAGGATGGGACCTCCAGCCGCCAGAGAATAGGCTGTGGAACCCGTGGGGGTGCTGGCCACCACTCCGTCGCAGCGAGTGTCGAAGACAAAACGCCCGCCGCTGAAAATGCGCACCCGGATCAAGCGCGGGGTGTCCGCTTTATGGATCACCGCGTCGTTCAGCGCCAGGCCCTTGAAGATGATCTCGCCCCCTCTCCACAGCTGGCATTGGACCAGCATTCTGGGCAACAGGCGGTATTTCCCTTTGATCAGGTCGCGGATGGAGTTGTCCAGTTCCGCCAAAGTGGTTTCGGAAAGAAAGCCCAGCCAGCCCAAATTGATTCCCAGAAGAGGCGCGCCGGAACTCAGGGCCAAATCCTTGGCCCGCAAAATGGTGCCGTCGCCGCCGAAGACCAGGATGCAGTCGGGCTTCTTCGCGGTCTGCCCCGCCGGGTCCAGCAGGCTGAAGCCCTTGGGCAGCAGTTCACGTTGCGCGCTGATCCCGTAAAAGCGGACCCCGTGTTCAGCCGCCAAAGCTTCCAGCCGGCTGAAGATGGCCTGTTTGTCCGTGAAGGCGGGATTGATGAATACGGCAATGTTTTTCATGTCAGCGAGTCCAGTAGCCTCAGATACGATTCATAGCGTTCCAGCGGGATCCGCCCCTCCGCATGGGCTGCCAGAACGGCGCAGTCATCCTCGTGGGTGTGGGTGCAATCCCGGAACCGGCAGTTCACCGCCAGATCGCTGAAGCCCGGAAACACCTTCGGGATCTCGCTTTTGGCGTCGCGGTGCAGATTCACTGTCTTGATCCCAGGAGTATCCAGCAGATGGCCGCCGAAGCTCCAGGGCTTCAGGACCGCCTGCGTGGTGGTGTGCCTCCCTTTTTCGTTGAAATCGCTCACCTCGGCGGTGCGCAGTTCCAACCCTGGTTCCAGCCAGTTGATCAGGGAACTTTTCCCCGTGCCGGATTGCCCGGAAAACACACTGTCCCTGTCTTTCAGCAAGGCCCTCAGTTCCTCCATTCCCTCGCCGCTCACCACAGAACTGCAGAGCAACGGATATCCGGACTCCCGGTAGTAGCCAACTGTTTCCTCCAGCTCCGCGCGGTCTTCGCAGAGGTCGATCTTGTTGATCACGATCACCGGCTGAATGTTCTGAAGGGCGGCGATGCAGACGTAGCGGTCGATCAGCCCCGGTTTGATCAGCGGCATCCGCCAGGAAGCCGTGATCACCACCTGGTCGATGTTGGCGGCCACGATGATCTCTTTCTGGAAGCTGCCTTCGGCATAGCGGGAGAGTGTGTTCACGCGGGGCAGGATATTTTCGATGCGGAAGTGCGGATCGCCTGAAATGTCCAGCTCCACGCGATCGCCCACGGCGGAAAGAGCTTTGCTGGCGTAGGAAAACTGCTTCAGCCGGCCGGACAGGGTGGCCGTGTAGAGCTTGTTTTCCGCCTCCACCAGATAGCTGTAGTTGGTCTTCACTTCCAGGATCCGCCCGGGGATCAGCTGAGTGCCCCGCTTGTATTTGTGGTGCTGCTTCTCCGCGGTGCGCAGAGTCTTGTAGTGGGCCGTTTCCCGCACGTCGTCCAAACCGTCAAGGTCCGGCACTTGCACGTTCTTCAGCCGTTCCCCCGCCTGGGGCTGCTGTTTTTTCCTGTCCTTTTGCTTCATTGCCTCAGCTGAAGACTGGTGTCAGCCTGTCGAACAGCGTTTCCGCCTCTTTGAGCTTCACTTCGTTGCCAAACACGCAGTAGTGGTTGCGCGTCATGATGGCCTCCACCATGTCGGCATAGGCGCGGATGTCCTCGATCCTGGTGGAGAGAACCTCGTCGCGGATCTGCTGGCGGTCTTCCTGGGTGAAACCCGTGATGTAGTCGATATCGGCCAGAGCGCCCTTGTTTTCAGGCGTTTGCGGATAGTCCAGGCTGGAGATGTCGCCGATGATGTACTTCTCCATTTCCCGGCGGTTGCAATCGAAAGAGCGGATGAACTGCGGTACCCTGTCGTAAACCTCGAGGGTCTCACGC is a window encoding:
- a CDS encoding DUF4139 domain-containing protein codes for the protein MFIRVIMLLILLVLAGFASAEDWITIYNDDLSLVRSNFELELKAGRQEYNFDNITSRIEAPSVIVHSLSGGVRVAEQNYEYDLAGKSQIIAKYIEREVELLTKDDSRVIGTLKFYDGSSFGILEKGSDRLFVVADSETQVIKLAELPSNFYTKPTLHWSLIADKAGKHPLQMTYLTGGLSWNVTYNSVWDEKTLALNSWVTITNQSGKAFDEVTLKLIAGDVNRVYDVYGGYKRNMYDEMMAPSMAMDAGAPSFEEKAFHDFHMYTLDQKVSFANNQTKQLELYPLQNVKAIQAYEYSTWGGGVNSVIKFKNTEENGIGKPLPKGTLKVYKKDSDGNLEFIGEDSIKHTSKNEDVKINTGTAFDLVASTLVRDQRDLGKNKSERTIQVTLRNNSAEAKTINVLHQLGGNDSIIESNFTHTQDTNLKATFEIAVQPDKEVILNFTVRTEY
- a CDS encoding Hsp20/alpha crystallin family protein, which encodes MQDKIHSNLNGIRREMLKILGEVSSLTHSPLAIEDAIDDFWHPKCDVYQTDTQWVVLVELAGVNKDEISITASSEYLRISGARELHSEDGQTTYHSMEIDTGRFDRRIFFPDLSLDKDHPKVQYLNGILRIAFTIQALVERIIPID
- a CDS encoding MFS transporter, whose protein sequence is MRLKNLNPVERRTAILLVLAALFNGVILSLNQTQDIIARKALHAKDWQLMLMTMIWPVANFFSVWWARVFERSCHKQRYFLIAGIIGRLTLVYAIWLVSMNEYLVLLGLLFASNSLIVPAQNSIYQRNIHPSRRARVFGIIQSVGIGVSVVLTFIAGRLLDVREDSFRLILVVTGIVGFASAAILALIRIQEPVVKRDCQKLNWKQTLLEPIGGTLRLLKENKAFAAFERSFSIYGMGFIMMQPIIPIYLVDKLQLTYTANFLAKGIVSQLGMLLLSPLIGKLHDRMHPFRFMSAAFGLLMVFPLLFVASSLVKGESVLPVVIVFLAYLIFGIAMAGVNITWNMGSIYFAGDSDASIYQSVHVTMTGIRGLIAPVLGYTLLKVFSLTMVFVVAAGFFLAAALVSLRDYRRWKFVNQVATTPR
- a CDS encoding integration host factor subunit beta — translated: MTKADLVKVISENTGIIRKDVAVVVDSLLQSIKDSLGKGHHIEIRGFGTFRLKTRKPRMGRNPKTEEKVPVPARTVPTFKFSREFKTSVIDLNVKE
- a CDS encoding ribonuclease H-like domain-containing protein, which codes for MATLRGGFFGFGLNFEDHNLELRQLIRDALRSTLEGDFSAHADYPYFYTRAFYDMRTEVDGLPLFPRELPEVFLRWAGLEAGKLISPEEILVLDLETTGLGRGQTIAFMIGLGYYEEGRYVVEQLFLPEPEAEANSFDRLIELLEKKSVLITFNGKTFDVPILESRLLYNHIWLDLRSKLHIDLLHLARRLWKNKIPSCALETIEFYILGYIREKELDIEGGLIPQTYFQFLISGDAELMRRVFIHNQFDILHTAALFTLICDSAGYPPALGFDHRIDYHALARLYISQDSSETARAILTDLLAQNIVSGDIACELGLLNKKEGDLEAADSCFALAAALDHPAGRLEYAKLLEKRKDYDSALDQAQALLHWHLARPQISARQVEALEKRVLRLRRKLEL
- a CDS encoding NfeD family protein, translated to MINIQPWHVWTILGIVFVIIEIFDPAFFFIALGIGAIATGLLSLLHLVGGSVPMQIIIFAAISFVAFLFTRRVGKRVLRNAGGETNVYALKGKEGRITKAIPAEGKGYVKIGGEEWGAVSTDAKPIEVDAKVKVIDIDGNKLIVSPSE